One window of the Vigna radiata var. radiata cultivar VC1973A unplaced genomic scaffold, Vradiata_ver6 scaffold_167, whole genome shotgun sequence genome contains the following:
- the LOC106779677 gene encoding WAT1-related protein At5g40240 yields the protein MTRSATGTGKLLPFIGMMVAMLGQSGSMVVIKVAIKDINEYVMVVYTFALSAILVLPFAVFLHRRSQGPPINFVALCRFFLLASFGSLGTIQAYVGIDLSSPSLLSAILNLMPAFTFILALIFKMEQVHWRTSSSQAKVLGTIVSIAGAFVVILYKGPIIYRSHSNNFSDETVRSSSEINWILGGIMCVLDALFTSLWYIYQASVGDTYPTMNVSVIVFFQFLFSMVQCGAYAFFAVKDLSEWKLKADIGLIGILYQVIIATLLRYLLVMWCIVKAGPLFCALFQPVAIIFTVWMGAIFLGDDFSLGSLVGAAIIVIGFYAVQWGKSKEEYEIAKGVEHLDTESLSHGVPLLPERNT from the exons ATGACGAGATCAGCGACTGGAACGGGCAAACTACTGCCATTTATCGGAATGATGGTGGCTATGCTGGGTCAAAGTGGCAGCATGGTGGTAATCAAAGTTGCTATTAAGGATATCAATGAATATGTCATGGTTGTCTACACTTTTGCACTCTCTGCAATCTTGGTTCTTCCCTTTGCCGTGTTTCTCCACAG GAGGTCACAAGGTCCTCCTATCAATTTCGTTGCACTTTGCAGATTCTTTTTGCTCGCTTCCTTTGG GAGTTTAGGAACTATACAGGCTTATGTTGGCATAGATCTCAGCTCGCCTTCACTTTTATCAGCTATTCTTAACCTCATGCCAGCTTTCACTTTTATACTTGCTCTCATCTTCAA GATGGAGCAAGTACATTGGAGGACTTCTAGCAGTCAAGCTAAAGTGTTAGGAACAATAGTATCAATAGCAGGAGCATTTGTTGTGATACTGTACAAGGGTCCAATCATCTATAGGTCACATTCCAACAACTTTTCTGACGAAACGGTTCGATCTTCGTCAGAAATAAATTGGATCTTGGGAGGGATAATGTGTGTTCTCGATGCACTCTTTACTTCCTTGTGGTACATATATCAG GCTTCAGTAGGAGACACGTACCCTACTATGAATGTCTCGGTGATTGTATTCTTCCAATTCTTATTTTCAATGGTGCAGTGTGGAGCATACGCCTTCTTTGCTGTGAAGGATTTATCCGAATGGAAACTCAAGGCTGATATAGGGTTGATCGGCATTCTATATCAG GTAATAATTGCAACACTGCTGCGCTACCTTCTCGTCATGTGGTGCATAGTTAAAGCGGGCCCTTTGTTTTGTGCTTTGTTCCAACCTGTGGCTATAATTTTCACAGTTTGGATGGGTGCAATCTTTCTTGGAGACGATTTCAGTCTCGGAAG TTTGGTTGGTGCGGCTATAATCGTGATCGGATTTTATGCTGTTCAGTGGGGAAAATCGAAAGAGGAGTACGAGATTGCGAAAGGCGTTGAGCACTTGGACACGGAATCACTGAGCCATGGTGTTCCTTTATTGCCAGAGAGGAACACGTAG